Proteins co-encoded in one Aedes albopictus strain Foshan unplaced genomic scaffold, AalbF5 HiC_scaffold_117, whole genome shotgun sequence genomic window:
- the LOC115270953 gene encoding carbonic anhydrase 2, which yields MKLYQGTVEAVIAAVLIFGVHNASVSGHRFGYSKPEQRRWSKSHESCAGKHQSPIAVTSSRAIPLNMPAIEMVGYNNLLPGPITLHNNGHSVSLSIPKTDPSKGKHPYVFGGKLENEYELEGLHFHWGDKNNRGAEHVMNDIRYPLEMHIIHRNRKYKSVGEALGYSDGLTVLGFFYQVTEHDSHEIASLMRTFPMIEEFDQQVHLNHTFTLNSLLGDLDMTRFYTYKGSLTTPPCSEAVTWILFPEVLDISITQIRRFRMLDTGLHGSPMVDNFRALQPLGNRRIFVRKVNARNTALDTLRSEIDHTKWDWVY from the exons TTCACAATGCATCGGTCAGTGGGCACCGCTTTGGCTACAGCAAACCGGAACAACGGCGATGGTCCAAATCCCATGAAAGCTGCGCCGGAAAGCATCAATCGCCGATCGCCGTCACCAGCAGTAGG GCCATTCCGCTGAACATGCCCGCGATCGAAATGGTCGGATACAATAACCTACTGCCGGGACCGATCACCTTGCACAATAACGGACATTCGG TATCGTTATCCATACCGAAAACCGATCCGTCCAAAGGAAAGCACCCGTACGTTTTCGGCGGAAAGCTGGAGAACGAGTACGAACTGGAAGGACTGCACTTTCACTGGGGCGACAAGAACAATCGAGGCGCGGAGCACGTCATGAACGATATCAG ATATCCACTTGAAATGCACATCATTCATCGTAACAGGAAGTACAAATCTGTCGGAGAAGCTCTCGGCTATTCAGATGGTCTAACTGTCCTTGGTTTCTTCTATCAG GTAACCGAGCACGACAGTCACGAGATCGCCTCTCTGATGCGAACCTTCCCCATGATCGAGGAGTTCGACCAGCAGGTCCACTTGAACCACACGTTCACACTGAACTCGCTGCTGGGCGATTTGGACATGACCCGGTTTTACACCTACAAGGGCTCTCTAACGACGCCGCCGTGCTCCGAGGCGGTCACGTGGATCCTGTTCCCGGAAGTGCTGGACATTTCCATTACGCAAATACGCCGCTTCCGAATG CTGGACACCGGCCTGCACGGTTCCCCCATGGTGGACAATTTCCGGGCCCTGCAACCCCTGGGCAATAGGAGAATTTTCGTCCGCAAAGTGAACGCACGCAACACTGCCCTGGACACGCTGCGCAGCGAAATCGACCACACCAAATGGGATTGGGTGTATTGA